Below is a genomic region from Bradyrhizobium sp. 1(2017).
ATAGGGTGCCGACACCGTCTTGCTGGAATCATTCGGGTCCGGCGCCAGCGTCGCCGAGGGGCGGCCGTGGAAATATTTGTCGTCCTTGAACTCCTGGCCGATCAGGGCCGAGCCGATCACCTTGCCGTCCTTTTCGATCAGGCTGCCCTGCGCCTGCACGGGAAACAACGTGCCGGCAATGGCAGTCATCGCCAGCGGATAGGCAAGGCCCGTGATGGCGGTGAGCACCAGCAGCAGGACAATGGCGGGGCGGATTTCTCTGAGCATGTGTTTTCTCCAATTTCTGCCGTCATTGCGAGCGAAGCGATCATCTCACCCGTCGTTCCGGGGCGATGCGAAGCATCGAACCCGGAACCTCGATATTCCGGGTTCGCCTCTACGAGGCGCCCCGGAATGACGGAAAACTTCTCCTCGCAATGACGAACTCAAGCCAAATGCAGGGCGGTCACCGCGAGGTCGATCGCCTTGATGCCGATGAAGGGAATGACGATGCCGCCGAGGCCGTAGATCAAGAGATTGCGCCGGAGCAGCGCGCCGGCACCGACCGCGCGATAGGCGACGCCCTTGAGCGCCAGCGGAATCAGCGCGACGATGACAAGCGCGTTGAAGATGATCGCCGACAGGATGGCGCTCTGCGGGCTCGACAGGCTCATGACGTTGAGCACGTTGAGCTGGGGATAGAACGCCAGGAACATCGCCGGGATGATCGCAAAATACTTGGCGACGTCGTTGGCGATCGAGAACGTCGTCAGCGCGCCACGCGTCATCAGCAGCTGCTTGCCGATCTCGACCACCTCGATCAGCTTGGTGGGGTTGGAATCGAGGTCCACCATGTTGCCGGCCTCGCGAGCGGCCTGGGTGCCCGTGTTCATGGCGACGCCGACATCGGCCTGCGCGAGCGCCGGGGCGTCATTGGTGCCGTCGCCGCACATGGCGACCAGCTTGCCCTTGGCCTGCTCGTCGCGGATCAGCTTGAGCTTGTCCTCGGGCGTTGCCTGCGCCAGGAAGTCGTCGACGCCCGCCTCGGCCGCGATCGCGGCGGCCGTCATCGGGTTGTCGCCGGTGATCATGATGGTGCGGATGCCCATGCGGCGAAGCTCGGCGAAGCGCTCGCGGATGCCGCCCTTGACGATGTCCTTGAGCTGGATGACGCCGAGCAGCTTGCCGTCCCTGGCGACCGCCAGCGGCGTGCCGCCGGCTTTCGAGATCTCGTCGGCAATGGCCTGGACTTCGCGGCCGACCTCCGAGAGCCCGGCGGGCTGGATCGCGCGTGCCGCGTTGCCCGAAACAACCGTCAGCGGCGCGCCGCCGCCGACATAGTTCAGCATGGCATCGACCGCGCCCTTGCGCACCGAGGAGCCGCCGGCATCGACGCCGCTCATACGGGTCTGCGCCGTGAAGGGGATGAAGGTCGCACCCAGTTCGGTCATGTCGCGGCCACGGATGCCGTATTTCTCCTTCGCCAGCACGACGATGGAACGGCCTTCCGGCGTCTCGTCGGCGAGCGAGGCGAGCTGGGCCGCATCCGCGAGCTCCTGCTCGGTAACGCCGCGGACGGGGCGGAAGGCGGTCGCCTGCCGGTTGCCGAGGGTGATCGTTCCGGTCTTGTCCAGCAGCAGGGTGTCGACGTCGCCGGCCGCCTCGACGGCGCGGCCGGACATCGCCAGCACGTTGAAGCGCACGAGGCGGTCCATGCCGGCGATGCCGATGGCCGACAAGAGCGCGCCGATGGTGGTCGGGATCAGCGTCACGAACAGCGCGACCAGCACGACCACCGAGATCGAGCCGCCGGCATAGGCCGCGTAGCTCGGGATGGTGACGGTGGCGAACACGAAGATGATGGTCAGGCCCGCCAGCAGGATGTTGAGCGCGATCTCGTTCGGCGTCTTCTGCCGCTCGGCGCCCTCGACCAGCTTGATCATGCGATCGATGAAGGTCGAACCCTGCGCTGCGGTGATGCGGACACGGATCACGTCGGACAGCACCTGGGTGCCGCCTGTGACCGCCGAGCGGTCTCCGCCGGACTCGCGGATGACAGGCGCGGATTCGCCGGTGATGGCGGCCTCGTTGACGGAGGCGACGCCCTCGATCACCTCGCCGTCGGAGGGAATGGTGTCGCCCGCCTCGACCAGCACGATATCACCGACCTTCAGGCTGGTGCCCGGCACCAGCTTGAAGTCCTGGCCGGAGCCGGTCAGCAGCTTGGCCTGGCTCTCGGTGCGCGTCTTGCGCAGCGATTCGGCCTGCGCCTTGCCGCGGCCTTCGGCGACCGCCTCGGCAAAATTGGCAAACAGCACCGTGAACCAGAGCCACAGGATGATCTGGAAGGTGAAGCCGAGATTCGCACCGCCGGTGACGACGTCGCGAAGGAAGATGACCGTGGTGAGGGCGGCGACGACCTCGACCACGAACATCACGGGATTCTTCACCATCAGCCGCGGATCGAGCTTGGTGAAGGACGCCTTGATCGCTGGCATCACGATCTTCGGATCGAGCATTGCCGACATCGGCGCACGCTTTTGCAGTTTCGTCGTATCCATGGAGTTCACTCCAAACATTCAGAAGACTTGTCGCTCAGAACACTTGCTGCCTGTCGCTCAGAACACCTGGCCGGCGTTCATTGCGAGGTGCTCGACGATCGGCCCGAGCGCGAGCGCCGGGAAGAAGGTCAGGCCGCCGATGATCAGGATCACGCCCACAACCAGGCCGACAAACAGGCCGCCGGTGGTCGGGAAAGTGCCGGCCGAGGGCGGCACGGACTTCTTGGCCGCCAGAGAGCCCGCAATCGCCATCGCCGGAACGATCATGAAGAAGCGGCCGACGAACATCGCGCTGGCGAGCGTCAGGTTGTAGAACAAGGTGTTGCCGGTGAGGCCCGCAAAGGCGGAGCCGTTGTTGCCGGTCGCCGATGTGAAGGCGTAGAGAACCTCGGTGAAGCCGTGCGGGCCGGCATTCGCCATCGAGGCGACCGCCGCCGGATAGACCACGCCGACCGCGGTCCAGCCGAGATACATCAGCGGCGGCACCAGGATCGCGAGCATCGCCATCTTGACCTCGCGCGCCTCGATCTTCTTGCCGACATATTCCGGCGTGCGGCCGACCATGAGCCCTGCGACGAAGATCGCGAGCACGACGAACAGCAGCATGCCGTAGAGACCGGCGCCGACGCCGCCGATGATGATCTCACCGAGCTGCATGTTGATCAGCGGGATCATGCCGCCGAGCGCTGTGAAGCTGTCATGCATGGCGTTGACGGCACCGCAGGAAGCGGCGGTCGTCACCACGGCGAACAGCGAGGATGCAACGATGCCGAAGCGCACCTCCTTGCCCTCCATGTTGCCGCCGGTGAGGCCCAGCGCATGCATGGTCGAGGTGCCATTGGCTTCCGCCCAGTAGGTGACGGCAACGCCGGCGACGAACAGCACGCCCATCACGGCGAGGATCGCCCAGCCCTGACGCTGGTTGCCGACCATGCGGCCGAACACGTTGGTCATGGCTGCGCCGATCAGGAAGATCGACAGCATCTGCACGAGGTTCGACAGCGCCGTCGGGTTCTCGAAGGGATGCGCCGCATTGGCATTGAAGAAGCCGCCGCCGTTGGTGCCCAGCATCTTGATCGCGACCTGCGATGCAACCGGGCCAACCGCGATGGTCTGCTTGGCGCCTTCGAGCGTGGTCGCCTCGACATAGGCACCCAGCGTCTGCGGCATACCCTGCCAAACCAGAAACAGGCAGTATACGACGCAGATCGGCAGCATCACGTAGAGCGTGGTGCGGGTGACGTCGACCCAGAAATTACCGATCGTGCGCATCGACGCACGCGAGAAGCCGCGGATCAGAGCGACCGCGAGCGCGATACCAGTCGCGCCCGACAGGAAGTTCTGATGCGTCAAACCGACCATCTGGAC
It encodes:
- the kdpB gene encoding potassium-transporting ATPase subunit KdpB, which gives rise to MDTTKLQKRAPMSAMLDPKIVMPAIKASFTKLDPRLMVKNPVMFVVEVVAALTTVIFLRDVVTGGANLGFTFQIILWLWFTVLFANFAEAVAEGRGKAQAESLRKTRTESQAKLLTGSGQDFKLVPGTSLKVGDIVLVEAGDTIPSDGEVIEGVASVNEAAITGESAPVIRESGGDRSAVTGGTQVLSDVIRVRITAAQGSTFIDRMIKLVEGAERQKTPNEIALNILLAGLTIIFVFATVTIPSYAAYAGGSISVVVLVALFVTLIPTTIGALLSAIGIAGMDRLVRFNVLAMSGRAVEAAGDVDTLLLDKTGTITLGNRQATAFRPVRGVTEQELADAAQLASLADETPEGRSIVVLAKEKYGIRGRDMTELGATFIPFTAQTRMSGVDAGGSSVRKGAVDAMLNYVGGGAPLTVVSGNAARAIQPAGLSEVGREVQAIADEISKAGGTPLAVARDGKLLGVIQLKDIVKGGIRERFAELRRMGIRTIMITGDNPMTAAAIAAEAGVDDFLAQATPEDKLKLIRDEQAKGKLVAMCGDGTNDAPALAQADVGVAMNTGTQAAREAGNMVDLDSNPTKLIEVVEIGKQLLMTRGALTTFSIANDVAKYFAIIPAMFLAFYPQLNVLNVMSLSSPQSAILSAIIFNALVIVALIPLALKGVAYRAVGAGALLRRNLLIYGLGGIVIPFIGIKAIDLAVTALHLA
- the kdpA gene encoding potassium-transporting ATPase subunit KdpA, encoding MTVIGWLQIILFCLIIVALTKPLGGYMTRVFNGERTFLSPVLRPIEAGIYWISGVDERREQHWLTYTVAMLLFHVGGFLIIYGVMRLQAMLPFNPAGQSAVAPDLSFNTAISFITNTNWQNYGGESTLSYLVQMVGLTHQNFLSGATGIALAVALIRGFSRASMRTIGNFWVDVTRTTLYVMLPICVVYCLFLVWQGMPQTLGAYVEATTLEGAKQTIAVGPVASQVAIKMLGTNGGGFFNANAAHPFENPTALSNLVQMLSIFLIGAAMTNVFGRMVGNQRQGWAILAVMGVLFVAGVAVTYWAEANGTSTMHALGLTGGNMEGKEVRFGIVASSLFAVVTTAASCGAVNAMHDSFTALGGMIPLINMQLGEIIIGGVGAGLYGMLLFVVLAIFVAGLMVGRTPEYVGKKIEAREVKMAMLAILVPPLMYLGWTAVGVVYPAAVASMANAGPHGFTEVLYAFTSATGNNGSAFAGLTGNTLFYNLTLASAMFVGRFFMIVPAMAIAGSLAAKKSVPPSAGTFPTTGGLFVGLVVGVILIIGGLTFFPALALGPIVEHLAMNAGQVF